A genome region from Tolypothrix sp. PCC 7712 includes the following:
- a CDS encoding alpha/beta fold hydrolase: MKTSINGFTATKTWIWQEFSISYQTQGSAGPAVVMIHGFGASWWHWRHNIPVLAANCRVYAIDLIGFGGSAKPKPGEKIAYTLENWGQQVADFCREVVGGPAFLVGNSIGCIVAMQAAVSNPEIALGVALLNCSLRLLHDRKRATLPWSRRVGAPLLQRLLSIKPIGEFFFNQVAQPKTVRKILLQAYANSEAVTDELVDILTAPARDPGAVAVFLAFTSYSTGPLPEDLLPVLPCPAIMIWGTADPWEPIALGRELANYPQVQKFIPLEGVGHCPQDEAPELVNPILLDWIRERSQYEEN, from the coding sequence ATGAAGACTTCTATCAATGGATTTACCGCAACTAAAACTTGGATTTGGCAAGAATTCTCCATTTCCTATCAAACTCAAGGAAGTGCTGGGCCAGCAGTTGTGATGATACATGGCTTTGGAGCCTCTTGGTGGCACTGGCGGCACAATATTCCCGTATTAGCTGCAAATTGCCGTGTTTATGCCATTGATTTAATTGGCTTTGGTGGTTCCGCTAAACCCAAACCAGGTGAAAAAATTGCTTATACTCTGGAAAATTGGGGACAGCAAGTAGCAGATTTTTGTCGCGAGGTGGTAGGTGGGCCCGCGTTTTTGGTAGGAAATTCTATTGGCTGTATTGTGGCTATGCAAGCAGCAGTTAGCAACCCAGAAATAGCCCTAGGGGTAGCATTGCTCAACTGCTCATTGAGATTATTACACGATCGCAAACGGGCAACTTTACCTTGGTCGCGTCGTGTTGGCGCACCCTTGCTTCAGCGCTTATTATCTATCAAACCAATTGGCGAATTCTTTTTTAATCAAGTTGCTCAACCAAAAACCGTCAGGAAAATTCTCTTACAAGCCTACGCTAACTCTGAGGCGGTAACAGACGAGTTAGTAGATATTTTAACCGCACCCGCCAGAGATCCGGGTGCAGTAGCAGTATTTTTAGCTTTTACCAGTTATTCTACAGGCCCCTTACCAGAAGACCTTTTACCTGTACTACCCTGTCCAGCAATTATGATTTGGGGAACAGCCGACCCTTGGGAACCAATAGCTTTAGGTAGAGAATTAGCCAACTACCCCCAAGTTCAAAAGTTCATTCCCCTCGAAGGCGTAGGACATTGTCCCCAAGACGAAGCACCAGAATTAGTCAATCCGATTTTATTAGATTGGATACGGGAGCGATCGCAGTATGAGGAGAATTAG